The following proteins come from a genomic window of Pirellula staleyi DSM 6068:
- the ispD gene encoding 2-C-methyl-D-erythritol 4-phosphate cytidylyltransferase: MASFAVILPAAGKSSRFRDPFFKKPFAPLEGRAVWVHTAERFVHRPDVVQTILVISPEDREEFSEKFGAHAALLGVELVDGGNERADSVLRAIEKVRPEADYIAVHDAARPCVTERAIDEVFAAAVKVGAAILAAPVTATLKRSTSDQRIDATVSREMLFEAQTPQVFRRALLEQAYARRDPQLPSTDDAQLVERLGHPIKLVSGASTNLKITTQDDLRLAAAILKSAGKSPSSVAPHPFAGDSLWR, encoded by the coding sequence GTGGCCAGCTTCGCCGTGATCCTGCCAGCAGCCGGTAAAAGCAGTCGGTTCCGCGATCCGTTTTTCAAAAAACCATTTGCTCCGCTCGAAGGGCGAGCTGTCTGGGTGCATACCGCCGAGCGGTTTGTGCACCGCCCCGATGTGGTGCAAACGATCCTGGTGATCTCCCCCGAGGATCGCGAAGAATTCAGCGAGAAGTTTGGTGCCCACGCTGCTCTTCTGGGGGTGGAGCTGGTCGATGGAGGGAACGAGCGTGCCGACAGCGTCCTCCGAGCGATCGAAAAAGTGCGTCCAGAGGCCGACTATATTGCTGTCCACGATGCCGCGCGACCTTGCGTCACCGAGCGCGCGATCGACGAAGTCTTTGCTGCGGCCGTGAAAGTGGGAGCCGCAATCTTGGCCGCTCCCGTCACAGCCACGTTGAAGCGGAGCACTTCGGACCAGCGGATCGACGCCACCGTCTCGCGCGAAATGCTATTCGAAGCACAAACGCCTCAGGTTTTTCGCCGGGCTCTGCTCGAGCAGGCCTATGCTCGCCGCGATCCTCAGCTTCCTTCGACCGACGACGCCCAGCTAGTGGAAAGGCTCGGCCATCCGATTAAGCTTGTTAGCGGCGCTTCGACGAACCTCAAAATCACGACCCAAGATGATCTGAGACTCGCCGCTGCCATTTTGAAGTCGGCCGGCAAAAGTCCCTCATCGGTTGCTCCGCACCCATTTGCAGGAGACTCGCTCTGGCGGTAA
- a CDS encoding AMP-binding protein, translating into MRCRDLPSERIIPIIGGIRERLKSCEIDPHRTIRESIRSYSDPNGSSPTLVSWLLHVMNCSAAPTLLHHLVDRARAAVNEDGVHYKQAGSWQRISYTHFAEQVAKLACWMKSRAVQPGDRVLLVSENGLPWMIADLAIQAIGAVCVPLHVTSPAVQLQSLSRRVAPRLALVSKASMAASLSATGDSNPVPEVITFDDAPTEAALPLAEILSRSDLADPLEYLSKLADELDPATLATIVFTSGTSCEPRGVMLSHRNLCFAAEALVNSFGTAAARRRFVALPLSHLLARTADFFCWTVMGGELAIISDPSQLMADLAQIRPTYITGVPRLFARIAAGLEQNNLAKLPGILPKVLGGEIRACTCGGAPLSEELAQFYASRGVPLLEGYGLTEAAPVVSLNTTTSHKPKTVGQALPGTEIRLASDGEILVRGDHVMQGYWNDPTATAAAIQNGWLLTGDFGTIDNDGFLSILGRKKEMLLTSGGRNVFPATIEARLCEHPLLCHAMLVGDGKSSLAALLVVDTAQLSSLLPTSESLDIDQLSSHPRVRELMAILVLESLADRSPHEVPRRLHLLPGPWRDPQDRITPKGTLARGAMLDHYAAVIEQMYREPIWPELVSRERSAV; encoded by the coding sequence ATGCGATGTAGGGACCTGCCCAGCGAGCGAATAATCCCGATAATAGGAGGCATTCGGGAACGTCTGAAGAGCTGCGAAATCGATCCGCACCGGACGATCCGCGAGAGCATTCGATCATACTCCGATCCGAATGGCTCGTCTCCCACCCTCGTCTCTTGGCTGTTGCATGTGATGAATTGTTCGGCGGCTCCCACACTCTTACACCACCTCGTTGATCGGGCTCGCGCGGCTGTAAACGAGGACGGAGTGCATTACAAACAAGCCGGAAGTTGGCAGCGAATCTCTTACACCCACTTCGCCGAGCAAGTCGCCAAACTGGCTTGCTGGATGAAATCCCGCGCAGTCCAGCCGGGGGACCGTGTGCTTCTGGTGAGCGAAAACGGGCTCCCGTGGATGATCGCCGATCTGGCAATTCAAGCGATCGGTGCTGTTTGTGTTCCGCTGCATGTCACTTCACCTGCCGTGCAGTTGCAATCGCTCTCAAGACGAGTGGCCCCTCGATTGGCGCTGGTCTCCAAGGCTTCGATGGCCGCCAGTCTTTCAGCAACTGGCGATTCGAATCCAGTGCCTGAGGTCATTACCTTTGACGACGCGCCCACAGAGGCCGCTCTTCCGCTCGCCGAAATCCTCAGCCGATCCGATCTTGCTGATCCACTGGAATATCTCTCGAAACTCGCAGACGAACTTGATCCGGCAACGCTGGCGACGATTGTGTTTACCTCGGGAACAAGCTGCGAACCGCGCGGCGTGATGCTCTCGCATCGCAATCTCTGCTTTGCCGCCGAAGCTCTGGTTAACTCGTTTGGAACCGCAGCAGCCCGTCGCCGTTTTGTCGCACTTCCGCTAAGTCATTTGCTCGCGCGAACTGCCGATTTTTTCTGCTGGACCGTGATGGGGGGCGAGCTGGCCATCATTAGTGATCCCTCGCAATTGATGGCCGATCTGGCCCAAATTCGTCCTACTTACATCACCGGCGTTCCTCGACTTTTTGCAAGAATTGCTGCCGGTCTCGAGCAGAACAATCTCGCCAAACTGCCGGGAATATTGCCCAAAGTGCTGGGGGGTGAAATCCGAGCCTGCACCTGCGGCGGCGCTCCCCTCTCTGAAGAACTGGCCCAGTTCTACGCCTCGCGCGGTGTGCCTTTGCTCGAAGGCTACGGCCTGACCGAAGCCGCGCCTGTGGTTTCGCTCAACACCACCACATCCCACAAACCGAAGACCGTCGGCCAAGCACTGCCTGGCACCGAGATTCGGCTCGCCAGCGATGGCGAGATCCTGGTTCGTGGCGACCATGTTATGCAGGGCTACTGGAACGATCCGACCGCGACTGCCGCAGCTATTCAGAATGGCTGGCTGCTGACTGGCGACTTCGGCACTATCGACAACGACGGTTTCCTGTCGATTCTTGGCCGTAAAAAAGAGATGCTCTTGACCAGCGGTGGCAGAAACGTGTTCCCTGCAACTATCGAAGCGCGACTTTGCGAGCATCCCCTGCTGTGCCATGCCATGCTCGTTGGTGACGGAAAGTCTTCGCTCGCCGCCCTACTAGTTGTCGATACCGCTCAGCTTTCATCCCTGCTACCTACTAGCGAATCACTCGACATCGACCAGTTGAGCAGCCATCCACGTGTTCGCGAACTGATGGCGATCCTGGTTCTCGAATCACTTGCTGACCGCTCGCCCCACGAAGTACCGCGACGATTGCATTTGCTGCCCGGTCCCTGGCGAGATCCACAAGATCGGATCACTCCCAAAGGAACCCTGGCCCGAGGGGCGATGCTCGACCACTATGCCGCTGTAATCGAGCAAATGTACCGCGAGCCTATTTGGCCGGAACTCGTTTCGCGCGAGAGGTCGGCGGTATGA
- a CDS encoding acyl-CoA dehydrogenase family protein, translating to MSQATSSSTPPEIPARSRGLTKLDSARYKLEASPLFQVASQGNFRSLVPADLHAPQEVDSGWKAAFESIVETLRQSREANSLLGPDGRTSIELITKLGTLGLWGCSADRSELAESTSAAPIPRRACHWSEFFPLLTRLATIAKPVAGLASIHHTIGTLRAVDSFGTPDQRRRFLPRLTSGETLSAMAMTEPAAGSDLSAIRTTAVRQGEFLVISGEKCFITSLAHGRIATLIARESDRLIAAILPIPAHDSAELSLSTYALHPLKHSYNQGLWLREFRLPLKDVLPTENRSGLSVAYYGLNYGRVAVSSLAAGYLRSLLADMLPWSRHRKTFGQAIALRPLVKHRMARVASLLVACDALVQYCGGLHDSEYRVELEAIVAKVFATEAVKEAAIDLALKTHGGRALLVGHPVGDSLHDYLASTIYEGEGDLLCLSLGRSLAAAILVPRLEIPSPANSEKNPEETGDRLLEIWRRDFVKLLAADRTPWEGSQVQLVRLARRFMQLTAARLTLLKAAKSECEITRLAGELFAETLFAAELRETESRELIARSEQLADLIVATGWHALRDTQPAAMMFSYANA from the coding sequence ATGTCGCAGGCAACTTCGAGCTCGACTCCCCCCGAAATCCCCGCCCGCTCGCGCGGACTCACGAAGCTCGATTCCGCCCGCTACAAGCTCGAAGCAAGCCCCCTGTTTCAAGTGGCTTCTCAGGGGAATTTTCGGTCGCTAGTGCCTGCTGATCTGCATGCACCTCAGGAGGTCGATTCCGGCTGGAAAGCCGCCTTCGAGTCGATTGTCGAAACCCTGAGGCAATCGCGCGAAGCAAATTCCCTCTTGGGTCCTGATGGTCGTACTTCCATCGAACTGATTACAAAGCTGGGGACCCTCGGACTTTGGGGATGCTCGGCAGATCGCTCCGAGCTTGCAGAGTCGACCTCTGCCGCGCCAATTCCGCGGCGGGCGTGCCACTGGAGCGAGTTTTTCCCACTCCTCACGCGCCTGGCAACCATCGCCAAGCCAGTGGCCGGGCTCGCGTCGATTCACCACACGATTGGGACGCTCCGAGCGGTCGACAGTTTTGGGACGCCCGATCAGCGTCGCCGCTTTTTGCCTCGGCTCACGTCGGGCGAGACGCTTTCGGCGATGGCGATGACCGAACCGGCTGCAGGTAGCGACCTCTCCGCAATTCGCACCACAGCGGTCCGGCAGGGCGAATTCTTGGTGATTTCAGGAGAAAAGTGCTTCATTACCAGCTTGGCCCATGGCCGAATCGCGACCCTCATCGCGCGCGAGTCCGACCGTTTGATTGCCGCCATCTTGCCAATTCCCGCTCACGATTCTGCTGAGCTTTCGCTTTCGACCTATGCACTTCATCCGCTCAAGCATTCCTATAACCAGGGGCTCTGGCTGCGAGAATTTCGCCTGCCACTCAAGGATGTATTGCCAACCGAAAATCGGAGTGGATTGTCGGTCGCCTACTACGGCCTCAACTATGGTCGCGTGGCGGTGTCATCGCTGGCCGCTGGCTACCTGAGGTCGCTGCTGGCCGACATGTTGCCCTGGTCGAGGCATCGCAAAACGTTCGGGCAAGCGATCGCGCTGCGTCCTTTGGTGAAGCATCGAATGGCGCGAGTTGCCTCGCTTCTAGTTGCTTGCGATGCCTTGGTCCAGTACTGCGGAGGGCTGCACGACTCCGAGTATCGCGTCGAGCTCGAAGCGATTGTGGCCAAGGTCTTTGCGACCGAAGCGGTGAAAGAAGCAGCGATCGATTTGGCACTCAAAACCCATGGTGGCCGAGCACTTCTGGTGGGGCATCCTGTCGGAGATTCGCTGCACGATTACCTGGCTTCGACGATTTACGAAGGGGAGGGGGATCTGCTTTGTCTCTCGCTCGGCCGCTCCCTCGCCGCTGCCATTTTGGTGCCTCGACTGGAGATTCCAAGCCCAGCAAATAGCGAGAAAAATCCCGAAGAAACTGGCGATCGATTGCTCGAAATCTGGCGGCGTGATTTCGTGAAGCTACTGGCAGCAGATCGAACTCCCTGGGAGGGCTCGCAGGTGCAACTGGTGCGTCTCGCTCGACGCTTCATGCAACTGACTGCAGCGCGGCTGACACTTCTCAAAGCTGCAAAATCCGAGTGCGAAATCACTCGTTTGGCCGGCGAACTGTTTGCCGAGACCCTGTTTGCCGCCGAGCTGCGCGAGACCGAATCTCGCGAGCTGATTGCCCGGAGCGAGCAGTTGGCAGACCTGATTGTTGCAACAGGCTGGCATGCACTTCGCGATACACAGCCGGCCGCCATGATGTTCTCGTACGCTAATGCGTAG
- a CDS encoding class I SAM-dependent methyltransferase, with the protein MTSFFPIEAAPRDAEIERLIITAAENLLSDLAPLEAASSQWSDGEIAYAGIERAMSRCLATLEQTGLVGEANRGPSAGLWNIARTWLEVGDLQRHAREKPRGYAGDFEMLAKIFREVHSPHPLGRWFDKFFQAQAAPAAVRNRMHMVSSDIVAAASSGANHLKIVVIGCASALDVLDALQKLTEKDREKLSLVLLDLDPRAIEAAWTPLLELVQPQQLQLAATNLLRLPKRPTDQALIAGANRIYCTGLFDYFDDQQAAAMLATFVAHLAPGGESLVFQFSHSNPTRGYMEWIGNWYLRYRNESDLDRIRELGGISRAQCRLSAEPLGVNLCWHLSH; encoded by the coding sequence ATGACCTCGTTTTTTCCGATCGAAGCAGCGCCGCGTGATGCCGAAATCGAGCGTCTCATCATAACGGCGGCCGAAAATCTGCTCAGTGATCTGGCCCCTCTCGAAGCGGCAAGTTCGCAGTGGTCCGATGGCGAAATTGCCTACGCTGGAATCGAGCGAGCCATGTCGCGCTGCCTAGCAACCCTCGAGCAAACGGGGCTCGTCGGTGAAGCCAATCGGGGTCCGTCGGCTGGACTCTGGAATATCGCCAGAACATGGCTCGAAGTAGGGGATCTTCAGCGGCACGCACGTGAAAAACCACGCGGCTATGCTGGCGATTTCGAGATGCTCGCGAAAATTTTTCGCGAAGTCCATTCTCCTCACCCCCTGGGACGCTGGTTCGACAAGTTTTTCCAAGCTCAAGCCGCCCCAGCAGCAGTCCGAAATCGGATGCACATGGTTTCGAGCGACATTGTTGCTGCAGCAAGTAGCGGAGCCAATCACCTAAAAATTGTGGTGATCGGCTGCGCAAGTGCCCTCGATGTGCTCGATGCCCTGCAAAAACTGACCGAAAAAGATCGTGAGAAACTTTCGCTGGTGCTGCTCGACCTCGATCCTCGCGCGATCGAAGCGGCCTGGACCCCGCTTCTGGAACTAGTTCAGCCTCAGCAGCTGCAACTCGCGGCGACAAATTTACTGCGACTTCCCAAGCGACCAACCGACCAGGCGCTAATCGCCGGCGCAAATCGCATCTACTGCACGGGACTTTTCGACTATTTCGACGATCAACAAGCGGCAGCGATGCTCGCCACTTTCGTCGCCCATCTCGCCCCCGGCGGCGAATCCCTCGTTTTCCAGTTCAGCCACTCCAATCCCACCCGTGGCTACATGGAATGGATTGGAAATTGGTACCTGCGTTATCGAAACGAATCGGATCTCGATCGCATTCGCGAATTGGGCGGAATTTCGCGAGCTCAGTGTCGGCTTAGCGCTGAACCACTTGGTGTGAACCTCTGCTGGCATCTAAGCCACTAA